The following proteins are encoded in a genomic region of Thiomonas sp. X19:
- a CDS encoding diguanylate cyclase domain-containing protein: MPEAHSFMPAPAAALAPRQLTPSGVWRLRLWMVAFTLLVLLYTAWATLQIERRTQAEVNGQLQANALLLAELMKKDFSRAQQYGDLLAKGLGAQPELLQPSPSALDLWLDAYDDLSPPRVLFTRILGAQGQVLASDEPGGVRHREPGAARAMVGLRNGQLEVGAMQHLEGSTLWHVPLRLPVRDAQGRLIGTIELIMDFSPQASMVEKLSQEQDKQWPGFAAGWIRNDGVMLLRCPLVAEARQPGDYSKPRQGVLARTLRQEPAAQQGFVRGLVSADKMLRNLAWHRVGAFGITAFVTIPQRDLWIALWRNTRLQWFAALAMLVLAWSVFFQAASMMRALRVRSVWDRTYSAVVRAGLKSESLQDLPRLLCASLLEHGLCSSAWLLRVDEVGDMAVLAHAGPPRLAALPLPCLPLALHSRQQEVLALGATPEEGLALPVSMQQTPWAVLVLQGVPRLGRGSERQRATQRGAWRLRQQIELVLDNLRLRETLANERDSQRHRALHDMLTGLPNRAALTEFLSGWARPGTSGRYALALVDLDDFKQVNDRFGHQAGDVFLREVAQRMRHALRPEDYLVRLGGDEFVIAFAPVRESADIDPALRRLIDQVQRPLQLAGSGVVTPGLSLGIVWLGATPQSMEALLMLADRALYRSKRNKATRKFAWTMFGADIPSHACDDALDLPLALQATEAPAAMDDADAVPTRPLGQT; this comes from the coding sequence ATGCCAGAAGCCCACTCATTCATGCCAGCACCCGCTGCCGCTCTTGCGCCGCGCCAACTGACTCCCTCGGGGGTGTGGCGCTTGCGCCTGTGGATGGTTGCGTTCACCCTGCTGGTTTTGCTCTACACGGCGTGGGCAACCCTCCAGATCGAGCGCCGCACACAAGCCGAAGTGAACGGGCAATTGCAGGCCAATGCCCTGCTGCTGGCCGAGTTGATGAAGAAGGATTTTTCCCGGGCGCAGCAATATGGCGACTTGCTGGCCAAAGGGCTGGGCGCGCAGCCTGAGTTGCTCCAACCCAGCCCTTCCGCGCTCGACTTGTGGCTGGATGCCTATGACGATCTGAGCCCGCCGCGCGTGTTGTTCACACGGATACTGGGCGCGCAGGGCCAAGTGCTGGCGAGCGACGAACCTGGAGGGGTACGGCACCGCGAGCCTGGCGCGGCCCGCGCCATGGTCGGCCTGCGGAATGGCCAACTGGAGGTGGGCGCGATGCAGCATCTTGAAGGCAGCACGCTCTGGCATGTGCCCTTGCGTTTGCCGGTGCGCGATGCGCAGGGAAGGCTCATCGGCACCATCGAGTTGATCATGGATTTTTCGCCCCAGGCCAGCATGGTGGAAAAACTGAGTCAGGAGCAAGACAAGCAGTGGCCCGGCTTCGCCGCAGGATGGATCCGCAATGACGGCGTCATGCTGCTGCGCTGCCCGCTGGTGGCCGAAGCGCGGCAACCCGGCGATTACAGCAAGCCGCGTCAAGGCGTCCTGGCGCGAACTTTGCGGCAAGAGCCGGCGGCGCAACAAGGCTTCGTTCGTGGTTTGGTCTCGGCCGACAAAATGCTGCGCAATCTGGCCTGGCACCGGGTTGGAGCCTTCGGCATCACGGCCTTCGTCACCATTCCCCAGCGCGATTTATGGATCGCCTTGTGGCGCAATACCCGCCTGCAGTGGTTTGCGGCCCTGGCGATGCTGGTGCTCGCCTGGAGTGTCTTCTTCCAGGCCGCCAGCATGATGCGGGCGTTGCGCGTGCGCTCCGTCTGGGACCGTACCTACAGCGCCGTCGTGCGTGCCGGCCTCAAGTCGGAAAGCCTGCAGGATCTGCCGCGCCTGCTTTGTGCAAGCCTGCTCGAACATGGGCTGTGCAGTTCGGCGTGGCTGTTGCGTGTGGACGAGGTGGGCGACATGGCCGTGCTCGCCCATGCGGGGCCGCCGCGCCTGGCGGCACTGCCACTGCCATGTCTGCCCCTGGCCTTGCATTCCCGGCAGCAAGAGGTGCTAGCCCTTGGCGCCACGCCCGAGGAGGGCTTGGCGCTGCCGGTGAGCATGCAGCAAACACCCTGGGCCGTACTGGTTTTGCAGGGCGTTCCCAGGCTCGGCCGTGGCAGCGAGCGCCAACGCGCGACCCAGCGCGGCGCCTGGCGCTTGCGACAGCAGATCGAGTTGGTGCTCGACAATCTGCGCCTGCGCGAAACCCTGGCAAACGAGCGCGACAGCCAGCGACACCGGGCCTTGCACGACATGCTCACAGGCCTGCCCAACCGCGCCGCCCTAACCGAATTTCTGTCCGGCTGGGCCCGGCCCGGGACATCTGGGCGCTACGCCTTGGCGCTGGTCGATCTCGACGATTTCAAGCAGGTCAACGACCGCTTCGGCCATCAGGCTGGCGATGTGTTCTTGCGCGAGGTGGCGCAGCGCATGCGCCATGCGCTGCGTCCGGAAGACTATCTGGTGCGCCTGGGTGGCGACGAATTCGTGATCGCCTTCGCCCCGGTGCGCGAATCCGCCGACATCGACCCCGCTTTGCGCCGCCTGATCGACCAGGTGCAGCGGCCATTGCAACTTGCCGGATCCGGCGTCGTCACTCCCGGGCTCAGCCTGGGCATCGTCTGGCTGGGTGCAACACCGCAGAGCATGGAAGCGCTGCTGATGCTGGCCGACCGGGCGCTCTATCGCAGCAAGCGCAACAAGGCCACACGCAAGTTCGCCTGGACCATGTTCGGCGCCGACATCCCGAGCCATGCCTGCGATGACGCCCTGGACCTGCCCCTCGCGCTGCAGGCGACCGAAGCGCCAGCGGCGATGGATGATGCCGACGCCGTGCCCACGCGCCCACTGGGCCAAACCTGA
- a CDS encoding DUF1345 domain-containing protein has product MPRFTRLPMVLLSRPRLGAALVLGLSLFVALDTTLTTGHALLLAFDLACAAYLGAIALMMSRTTPEAMRRRAELQTEGRWTVLVFSLLISAVVLLSLKTELLASKHNSPLDLLLAGVSIVLAWMFFSAVFTQDYAHGDHRGRLQGKPCLQFPGDAEPDYWDYLYFAMNLSMAFQTSDVNILDRSLRRVALLHGVVAFFFNVFIVALMVNVVAGVL; this is encoded by the coding sequence ATGCCACGCTTCACACGCCTGCCGATGGTCTTGCTCAGCCGCCCGCGCCTCGGTGCGGCGCTCGTGCTGGGGTTGTCGCTGTTCGTCGCACTCGACACCACGCTGACGACAGGGCACGCCCTGTTGCTGGCGTTCGACCTTGCCTGCGCCGCCTACCTGGGGGCGATTGCGCTGATGATGTCGCGCACCACCCCCGAGGCCATGCGACGGCGCGCCGAGTTGCAGACCGAGGGCCGCTGGACTGTGCTGGTGTTCAGCCTGCTGATCTCGGCCGTCGTGCTGCTCTCGCTCAAGACCGAGTTGCTGGCCAGCAAGCACAACTCGCCGCTGGATTTGCTGCTGGCCGGCGTCAGCATCGTGCTGGCGTGGATGTTTTTCAGCGCGGTGTTCACCCAGGACTACGCCCATGGCGACCACCGCGGCCGCCTGCAAGGCAAACCCTGCCTGCAATTCCCTGGAGACGCCGAGCCGGATTATTGGGACTACCTCTATTTCGCGATGAATCTGAGCATGGCGTTCCAGACCTCGGACGTCAACATTCTCGACCGCTCGCTGCGCCGCGTGGCGCTGCTGCATGGTGTGGTGGCGTTTTTTTTCAATGTGTTCATCGTCGCCCTGATGGTCAACGTGGTCGCAGGGGTGCTGTAG
- a CDS encoding copper-binding protein, with translation MKTTVQTLAVLAFAAALATSALATGSHADHDHSTPEGMAQHMQMMQSMPGMQAASPTATAGQHETDGVVRKIDVAAGKITLRHGPIPNLGMGAMTMTYQVKDKAMLDGLKDGDAVRFTAERIDGVYTVTRLERAR, from the coding sequence ATGAAGACCACCGTTCAAACCCTCGCCGTCCTCGCCTTTGCCGCAGCACTGGCCACTTCCGCACTGGCCACTGGCAGCCATGCCGACCACGACCACTCCACCCCTGAAGGCATGGCGCAGCACATGCAGATGATGCAGAGCATGCCCGGCATGCAAGCCGCCTCGCCAACGGCGACCGCCGGGCAGCACGAAACCGATGGCGTGGTGCGCAAGATCGATGTCGCTGCGGGCAAGATCACCCTGCGCCACGGCCCCATTCCCAATCTCGGCATGGGCGCCATGACCATGACCTATCAAGTCAAGGACAAGGCCATGCTCGACGGGCTGAAGGACGGCGACGCGGTGCGCTTCACCGCCGAGCGAATCGACGGTGTCTACACCGTCACGCGTCTCGAACGCGCTCGTTGA
- a CDS encoding multicopper oxidase family protein, whose translation MNTRRNFLGAAAALVAASAASRNALATAPEPYSQTSADTAAPRHPQAGRPYNPVVTLNGWSLPFRMNNGVKEFHLVTEPVVREIAPGMTAKLWGYNGSSPGPTIEAVEGDRVRIFVTNRLPEHTSVHWHGILLPNGMDGVGGLNQPQIKPGQTFVYEFVLKHPGTFMYHPHADEMVQMAMGAMGFLVVHPKNPRFMPVDRDYVFLINAYDIDPGSSVPRISTMLDFNLWTWNSRAFPGIAPLVARTGDRVRIRMGNLTMTNHPIHLHGHAFEVAGTDGGWVPKGARWPEVTVDIAVGQMRAIEFIADNPGDWAFHCHKSHHTMNAMGHSVPTMIGVQQDDLAPKLQKLLPDYMPMGSNGMAEMTEMEMPLPDNTLPMMTGRGPYGSVEMGGMFSVLKVRDNLAPGSYKDPGWYRMPPGTQAHAVSTDIPSAATDPSEPRSTPDTLQVRKPMQHQH comes from the coding sequence ATGAATACCCGACGCAACTTCCTCGGCGCCGCCGCAGCGCTCGTCGCCGCGAGCGCTGCCAGCCGCAATGCCCTGGCGACCGCGCCCGAGCCCTACAGCCAGACCAGCGCCGACACGGCAGCGCCCCGGCATCCGCAAGCCGGACGCCCCTACAACCCGGTCGTCACGCTCAACGGCTGGAGCCTGCCCTTCCGCATGAACAACGGCGTGAAGGAATTCCACCTCGTGACCGAACCGGTGGTGCGCGAAATCGCCCCCGGCATGACGGCCAAGCTGTGGGGCTACAACGGCTCCAGCCCCGGCCCGACGATCGAGGCCGTCGAGGGTGACCGCGTGCGCATCTTCGTCACCAACAGACTGCCCGAACACACCTCGGTGCACTGGCACGGCATCCTGCTGCCCAACGGCATGGACGGCGTCGGCGGACTCAACCAGCCGCAGATCAAGCCCGGCCAGACCTTCGTCTACGAGTTCGTGCTCAAGCACCCCGGCACCTTCATGTACCACCCGCACGCCGACGAGATGGTGCAGATGGCGATGGGGGCGATGGGTTTCCTCGTCGTCCACCCGAAAAATCCGCGCTTCATGCCGGTGGACCGCGACTACGTGTTCCTCATCAACGCCTACGACATCGACCCCGGCAGCAGCGTGCCGCGCATCAGCACCATGCTGGACTTCAATCTGTGGACCTGGAACAGCCGCGCCTTCCCCGGCATCGCGCCGCTGGTGGCGCGCACCGGCGACCGCGTGCGCATCCGCATGGGCAACCTCACCATGACCAATCACCCCATCCATCTGCACGGCCATGCCTTCGAGGTGGCCGGCACCGACGGCGGCTGGGTGCCCAAGGGCGCGCGCTGGCCTGAGGTGACGGTGGACATCGCCGTGGGCCAGATGCGCGCCATCGAATTCATCGCCGACAACCCCGGCGACTGGGCCTTCCACTGCCACAAGTCGCACCACACCATGAACGCCATGGGCCACAGCGTGCCCACCATGATCGGCGTCCAGCAGGACGACCTCGCCCCCAAGCTGCAAAAGCTGCTTCCCGACTACATGCCGATGGGCTCGAACGGCATGGCCGAAATGACCGAGATGGAGATGCCCCTGCCGGACAACACCCTGCCGATGATGACGGGGCGCGGCCCTTACGGCTCGGTCGAGATGGGCGGCATGTTCAGCGTGCTCAAGGTGCGCGACAACCTTGCGCCCGGCAGCTACAAAGACCCCGGCTGGTACCGGATGCCTCCGGGGACGCAGGCGCATGCGGTCAGTACCGATATTCCTTCAGCCGCCACCGACCCGAGCGAACCCCGATCCACTCCCGACACATTACAGGTGCGCAAGCCCATGCAGCATCAACACTGA
- a CDS encoding TolC family protein gives MQARCRQAQHHIQAQPRAPKPATLQCEVFMQYPVFHVPLFAVLSRTARTTLPFGALLLAACAPLQTQNNLRAANAIAQPHTGQTVELQTTADAHAEAQRRIDALLGKPLSADDAVRVALLGSPALQALIAQTQADSAASTQSARLSNPVFGFERLLIGGGGVEITRSLSIGLLDLLTFPSRSRIDSARQEQLRLTLASEVLRTAAQARMAWVRAVAAQQSAAYNRDVEDAAQATATLAARMQQAGNSTKLDAAQQALFAADSRQQSNRAELATTQSREALVRALGLSPEQAARLALPAQLPAVPRQLPAASARPLQTALDTRLDVQLARADYTATALAAGLVRNTSLIDHVELGGVHKTYSDAAPQNGFDLILPLPLFDLGDARRSAAADRALAARNRAIATAQNAASQLRETDAALRHAWQQQDISRQQIVPLAQSVLDENQLRYNGMLIGVFQLVAAAAAQAQAVRGGIAAQRDYWLADAGWQAAQLGVDVGLSAALDNPSASAASPSAAGH, from the coding sequence ATGCAAGCCCGGTGCCGCCAAGCGCAGCACCATATCCAGGCCCAGCCGCGTGCGCCCAAGCCGGCCACGCTGCAATGCGAGGTTTTCATGCAATACCCCGTCTTTCACGTTCCCTTGTTCGCCGTGCTGTCGCGTACGGCGCGAACCACGCTGCCCTTCGGCGCCTTGCTGCTCGCCGCGTGCGCACCGCTGCAAACGCAGAACAATCTGCGCGCGGCCAACGCCATCGCCCAACCGCACACCGGCCAGACCGTGGAGTTGCAAACCACGGCCGACGCGCACGCCGAGGCCCAGCGCCGGATCGACGCGCTGCTGGGCAAACCGCTATCCGCCGACGACGCCGTGCGCGTCGCCCTGCTCGGCAGCCCGGCGTTGCAGGCGCTGATCGCGCAGACGCAGGCGGACTCTGCCGCATCCACCCAGTCCGCAAGGCTGAGCAACCCGGTGTTCGGCTTCGAGCGCCTGCTGATTGGCGGTGGCGGGGTGGAAATCACCCGCAGCCTGAGCATCGGCCTGCTCGACCTGCTCACCTTCCCGAGCCGTTCGCGCATCGACTCGGCGCGGCAGGAGCAACTGCGTCTCACGCTTGCCAGCGAGGTGCTGCGCACCGCAGCGCAAGCGCGCATGGCCTGGGTGCGCGCGGTTGCCGCGCAGCAAAGCGCCGCCTACAACCGCGATGTGGAAGACGCCGCGCAGGCCACCGCCACCCTGGCCGCACGCATGCAGCAAGCGGGCAATTCCACGAAGCTCGATGCCGCACAGCAGGCGCTGTTCGCTGCCGATAGCCGCCAGCAGAGCAACCGCGCCGAGCTAGCCACGACCCAAAGCCGCGAGGCCCTGGTGCGGGCGCTGGGCTTGTCGCCCGAGCAAGCCGCACGCCTTGCCTTGCCCGCGCAACTGCCCGCGGTGCCGCGGCAACTTCCAGCCGCCAGCGCAAGGCCGCTGCAAACCGCCCTCGACACCCGGCTGGACGTGCAGCTCGCTCGCGCCGACTACACGGCCACTGCATTGGCGGCGGGCCTGGTGCGCAACACCAGCCTGATCGACCATGTGGAACTGGGCGGGGTGCACAAGACCTACAGCGACGCCGCGCCGCAAAACGGTTTCGACCTCATCCTGCCGCTGCCGCTGTTCGACCTGGGTGATGCCCGCCGCAGCGCTGCCGCCGACCGTGCGCTGGCGGCGCGCAACCGTGCCATCGCCACGGCGCAAAACGCCGCCTCGCAATTGCGCGAGACCGATGCCGCGCTGCGCCATGCCTGGCAGCAGCAGGACATCAGCCGCCAGCAGATCGTGCCGCTGGCGCAGTCCGTGCTCGACGAAAACCAGCTTCGCTACAACGGCATGTTGATCGGCGTGTTCCAACTCGTCGCCGCCGCCGCAGCGCAGGCACAGGCGGTGCGCGGGGGCATAGCCGCGCAGCGCGATTACTGGCTGGCCGATGCCGGCTGGCAGGCGGCGCAACTCGGCGTCGACGTGGGGCTGTCCGCTGCGCTCGACAACCCGTCCGCCAGCGCCGCCTCGCCTTCCGCCGCAGGCCACTGA
- the argB gene encoding acetylglutamate kinase yields the protein MSDQHPHATPELTHISPRDKAEILAQALPYIRKFHGKTIVIKYGGNAMTDAGLQQDFAEDVVLLKLVGMNPVVVHGGGPQIDEALAKIGKKGTFIQGMRVTDEETMEVVEWVLAGQVQQDIVGLINVAGGKAVGLTGRDGGLIQARKLRMRDRDNPELEHDVGQVGEIESIDPAVVKALQDDQFIPVISPLGFGQNNENYNINADVVAGKLAEVLKAEKLVLLTNTPGVLNKQGELLTDLTAREIDEMFADGTISGGMLPKIASALDAARSGVNSVHIIDGRIPHAMLLEILTEQAFGTMIRSH from the coding sequence ATGTCCGACCAACACCCGCATGCCACGCCCGAGTTGACGCATATCTCCCCGCGCGACAAGGCCGAGATCCTGGCCCAGGCGCTACCCTACATTCGCAAATTCCATGGCAAGACCATCGTCATCAAATACGGTGGCAACGCCATGACCGACGCCGGGCTGCAGCAGGATTTCGCCGAGGACGTGGTGCTGCTCAAGCTGGTGGGCATGAACCCGGTGGTGGTGCACGGCGGCGGCCCGCAGATCGACGAGGCGCTGGCCAAGATCGGCAAGAAGGGCACCTTCATTCAAGGCATGCGCGTGACCGACGAGGAGACCATGGAAGTGGTCGAGTGGGTCTTGGCCGGACAGGTGCAGCAGGACATCGTCGGCCTGATCAACGTCGCCGGCGGCAAGGCCGTGGGCCTGACCGGCCGCGACGGCGGCCTGATCCAGGCGCGCAAGCTGCGCATGCGCGACCGCGACAACCCCGAACTCGAACACGATGTCGGCCAGGTCGGCGAGATCGAGTCCATCGACCCGGCGGTGGTCAAGGCGCTGCAGGACGATCAGTTCATTCCGGTGATCTCGCCGCTGGGCTTCGGCCAGAACAACGAGAACTACAACATCAACGCCGACGTGGTGGCCGGCAAGCTGGCCGAGGTGCTCAAGGCCGAGAAGCTGGTGCTGCTGACCAACACCCCCGGCGTGCTCAACAAGCAGGGCGAACTGCTGACCGACCTGACGGCGCGCGAGATCGACGAGATGTTCGCCGACGGCACCATCTCCGGCGGCATGCTGCCCAAGATCGCTTCGGCGCTCGACGCCGCACGCTCGGGCGTGAACTCGGTGCACATCATTGACGGCCGCATCCCCCACGCCATGCTGCTCGAAATCCTCACCGAGCAGGCTTTCGGCACCATGATCCGCTCGCATTGA
- a CDS encoding diphthine--ammonia ligase — protein sequence MGAARRLLERPKATASGAALASWSGGKDSMLALRQARAAGLDVRWLLAMLDESGERLRSHGVPLELMQAQAVALGLELVAPSANWDDYQAVFAAKLRELAGRGALAAVFGDIDLQPHRDWEEQVCAAAGLRAELPLWGRPRSELAREFIALGYSARVVCVDSRHLPDSFCGRLFDTAFIDALPPGVDACGENGEFHTFVFDGPGFAQAVAHAVAAVEPHFAPARFGGGRYVFARLECADAA from the coding sequence TTGGGAGCGGCCCGGCGCCTGCTTGAGCGCCCGAAGGCCACCGCAAGCGGCGCTGCGCTGGCCTCCTGGAGCGGCGGCAAGGATTCGATGCTCGCCTTGCGCCAGGCGCGCGCGGCTGGGCTCGACGTGCGCTGGCTCCTGGCCATGCTCGACGAATCCGGCGAGCGCCTGCGCAGCCATGGCGTGCCTCTGGAGCTGATGCAGGCGCAGGCCGTGGCGCTCGGGCTGGAGCTGGTGGCGCCCAGCGCGAACTGGGACGACTATCAGGCCGTGTTCGCCGCCAAGCTGCGTGAACTGGCCGGTCGCGGCGCGCTGGCTGCGGTGTTTGGCGACATCGACCTGCAGCCGCACCGCGATTGGGAGGAGCAGGTCTGCGCCGCTGCCGGGCTGCGCGCCGAGCTGCCCCTGTGGGGCCGTCCGAGGTCGGAGCTGGCACGCGAGTTCATCGCCCTGGGCTACAGCGCCCGTGTGGTCTGCGTCGACAGCCGCCACCTGCCCGACAGTTTTTGCGGCCGATTGTTCGACACCGCATTCATCGACGCGCTGCCGCCGGGCGTGGATGCCTGCGGCGAGAACGGCGAGTTCCACACCTTCGTGTTCGACGGGCCTGGATTTGCCCAGGCCGTGGCCCATGCGGTCGCCGCCGTCGAACCGCACTTCGCACCGGCGCGCTTTGGTGGCGGACGCTATGTTTTCGCCCGCCTGGAGTGCGCCGATGCGGCGTGA
- a CDS encoding pyrimidine 5'-nucleotidase, producing the protein MRRDASHAPAWLFDMDNTLHDASWQVFPLMNAEMTAYIQRRLGVDPAEADRIRSHFWQRYGATLLGLMHEHGVKAAHFLAETHRFPELPRMLRADPSQRAALRRLPGRKWVLTNAPRDYALRVLRQLKLLKLFEGVISIEDMRQFGRLRPKPDARMLRHVLRRHQLRPAQCVLVEDTLQHLKSARRLGLRGAWFTRYDHRALRRQPHAAAKPRARHGRPAYVRARIGSLWRLRSLISR; encoded by the coding sequence ATGCGGCGTGATGCCAGCCATGCACCGGCATGGTTGTTCGACATGGACAACACCCTGCACGATGCCTCGTGGCAGGTGTTCCCGCTGATGAACGCCGAGATGACCGCTTATATCCAGCGCCGCCTCGGCGTCGACCCGGCCGAGGCCGACCGCATTCGCAGTCATTTCTGGCAGCGCTATGGCGCCACGCTGCTGGGCTTGATGCACGAGCATGGCGTGAAGGCCGCGCATTTCCTGGCCGAGACCCATCGCTTCCCCGAGCTGCCCCGCATGCTGCGCGCCGATCCCAGCCAGCGTGCGGCTCTTCGCCGTCTGCCGGGGCGCAAATGGGTGCTGACCAATGCGCCGCGCGACTATGCCCTGCGGGTGCTGCGCCAGCTCAAGCTGCTCAAGTTGTTCGAGGGCGTCATCAGCATCGAGGACATGCGCCAGTTCGGGCGCCTGCGTCCCAAGCCCGACGCCCGCATGCTGCGCCATGTGCTGCGGCGCCACCAGCTGCGCCCGGCGCAATGCGTGCTGGTGGAAGATACTTTGCAGCACCTCAAGTCCGCACGGCGCCTGGGCCTGCGCGGCGCATGGTTCACGCGCTACGACCACCGTGCGCTGCGCCGCCAGCCCCATGCGGCGGCCAAGCCGAGGGCACGCCATGGCCGCCCAGCCTATGTGCGTGCGAGAATCGGCTCACTATGGCGTCTGCGTTCCTTGATCTCGCGTTGA
- the slmA gene encoding nucleoid occlusion factor SlmA yields the protein MASAFLDLALNSAPALAASAQPRKRPKPGERREQILQCLAGMLEEPGTERITTAALAQRLQVSEAALYRHFASKAQMFEALIEFIERSVFGLINQITQQQESGAQQAARIVQALLGFAEKNAGLCRVMAGDALVGEHARLQLRMNQFFERVEAALRQSLKLAVEQGGLASGFDPAQRAQLLAIYVCGCLLQFTRNGPGRLTAGGVERAIGVLLA from the coding sequence ATGGCGTCTGCGTTCCTTGATCTCGCGTTGAATTCCGCTCCTGCGCTGGCGGCTTCGGCGCAGCCGCGCAAGCGCCCCAAGCCCGGCGAGCGGCGCGAGCAAATCCTCCAATGCCTCGCCGGCATGCTGGAGGAGCCGGGTACGGAGCGCATCACCACCGCCGCGCTGGCGCAGCGCCTGCAGGTTTCCGAAGCGGCGCTGTACCGCCATTTCGCCAGCAAGGCGCAAATGTTCGAGGCGCTGATCGAGTTCATCGAACGCAGCGTGTTCGGCCTGATCAACCAGATCACGCAGCAGCAGGAATCCGGCGCCCAGCAGGCGGCTCGCATCGTCCAGGCCTTGCTGGGTTTCGCCGAGAAAAACGCCGGCCTCTGCCGCGTCATGGCCGGCGATGCGCTGGTTGGCGAACACGCGCGATTGCAACTGCGCATGAACCAGTTTTTCGAGCGTGTCGAAGCCGCCTTGCGGCAGAGCCTGAAGCTGGCGGTGGAGCAGGGAGGCTTGGCCTCAGGCTTCGACCCTGCGCAGCGCGCCCAGCTCTTGGCCATCTATGTCTGCGGCTGTCTGCTGCAGTTCACGCGCAACGGCCCCGGCCGGCTGACTGCAGGCGGCGTCGAGCGCGCCATCGGCGTTCTGCTGGCGTGA
- a CDS encoding TetR/AcrR family transcriptional regulator, with the protein MPRKPASAVRSAPRLAAATRVVAPSSGEPAELPGKGRQTRQAILDCALQMAGRIGLEGLSIGMLADRMDMSKSGVFAHFGSREELQISVIRRYHSLFEAEVFYPALEQPRGLPRLHMLFDRWVQQVSREVETGCIYISGAVEFDDRPGPVRDALVLMVQTWHDALLRAVLQAIEVGHLQAKTPAQLLTFELHGQILALHHDSRLLRAHGCVELAQQGYQRLIGQYATPTGMKLLQTLSGGGD; encoded by the coding sequence ATGCCCCGTAAACCTGCATCCGCCGTCAGATCCGCCCCAAGGCTTGCTGCCGCCACGCGGGTCGTCGCCCCAAGCTCTGGCGAGCCTGCCGAGTTGCCGGGCAAGGGCCGCCAGACCCGTCAGGCGATTCTCGATTGCGCGCTGCAAATGGCAGGGCGCATCGGCCTGGAAGGGCTGTCCATCGGCATGCTCGCAGACCGCATGGACATGAGCAAGTCCGGTGTATTCGCCCATTTCGGCTCGCGCGAAGAGCTGCAGATTTCCGTCATTCGCCGCTACCACAGCCTGTTCGAGGCCGAGGTGTTCTACCCTGCGCTGGAGCAGCCGCGCGGCCTTCCGCGACTGCATATGTTGTTCGACCGCTGGGTGCAGCAGGTCAGCCGCGAGGTGGAAACCGGCTGCATCTACATTTCCGGCGCCGTCGAGTTCGACGACCGGCCCGGCCCGGTACGCGACGCCCTGGTGCTGATGGTGCAGACCTGGCACGACGCCCTGTTGCGCGCGGTGCTGCAAGCCATCGAGGTCGGGCATCTGCAGGCCAAGACTCCGGCGCAGTTGCTGACGTTCGAACTGCACGGCCAAATCCTCGCACTGCACCACGATTCGCGGCTGTTGCGAGCGCACGGTTGCGTCGAACTGGCGCAGCAAGGCTACCAGCGGCTGATCGGCCAATATGCCACCCCGACCGGTATGAAGCTGTTGCAAACCCTCTCCGGCGGCGGCGACTGA